The Tribolium castaneum strain GA2 chromosome 3, icTriCast1.1, whole genome shotgun sequence sequence ATGagctaatttattaaattacgtCAAGTGATTACTTTTCAGACCGaacttgaattattttcaaggCTGAGCCGAGACACAAACGCAACAGTTTTGGCCTCTTtccaaaaatttgagaaatgCACATTCATTCCCAGCTAGCCAAACAGTTGAAATCGGACCTTTTAACAAATACCTACCTGCTCCCTTTCTTCCTCACATACGTGCCGACGTATTCAAGTGTCAGGGCCGCACAGCAGATGTGTTGGCTGTTAAACTAACTCTAAATATGACCGATTTTATTTCTCGGCCTATATACGCGAAAGCTTCATTCAAGTCGAAAGAAGCCCCACAATTAAGGCTCTGGAAGAACATTAAACTTATTGATCCCTTCACCCATTGTCGCGATATTACAAAACGGaacatattgaaaaccgaTGAATGATTAATTTGTTGGTCGACACAATAAACCTTAATCTACTTGACGATACACGGAAAAACAGAGCTTTCGTTCAACGTGCGTAACGAGTGTTCTGACCTGAATCACGACGcatttgtataaataaatcgCAAAGAACCTAACGATTTTTCTGGATATGGGGCTATCAGAATGCTGTAAAAATGCGCCATAAAGGGGAAAATTGACGGCATTTCTCGtgaaagtttgatttttcacaaACGCCAAACAGACATTGCATAAACAAAATGGGGAAAGCTCGACTTTTCCCGTTATTTGCCTTTTTGTTAAACGTAACTTGGAAAACTGCAAACagatcaaaattaaagtaagGAAGCAAAGAagagataaataattttgtagaGAACCCAAATGAAAAAGCTTTCTAATCAAAAATCCCTTAGGATTACTCTCTGGAGAGCAGAATTAAATAAGGTTTGAAAGAAAGAGCTTGCCTTAGAATATCAGCGCAAAGTTACAATATTccaatgtttataaatatgtACTCATCAGCTTTGATAACAAGCTCAGTCTGTTGTTAGTCCACAGCAGTTATCAGATAAAATAGTCGTAGGTTCAGAAAACcgtaaatttatcaaaatacgATCTCGTATCCGCTGATGTACAATTTAGTGGCGAAACGGCACGATTGAAATAATAAACCTTCCTAAACGATATGCGGTTTATACCTTGGTTATATTGTTATTGCCTTATTACCAAAGTTTAAGTAAATGAGGTCTAATTCCGAAACGGTTACATCGAACCTTTACTACCAATAAACTTTGCATTATTATGGTTATCTTGGAATAACCCACATCACGGATTTTGCCAGAGTGGtattatttgtttgaaaatttaaccGTGTAAAAAAGTTTAGCTTCGTTTAGCTCTTACATCATTTTTGAAAGGGAATTTACCACTTTGCAGGAGCGCTAACTAAAACGTCGGAAGCCTTTACATGATTGattaaataaaacctatttgttttttctataaacTTTCAATCACTTTGTCACTGTCAGAAGCGCTTCTGCAACAAACTAATATTCCAAAGAACAATCACCAGCCAATCATTTGAAAAGCAGCGGAAATTGGAATAAGAAGATTTTTTGTcgacaaattatttcaatacaATTGATTcccctaataattttttatcggTGTGCACGAACAGATTTGTTAACATTAGAAACAACGGCTCCAATTTTCCGTTGAGGAATAATTTACGTCAAGCAATTTTCCATCCAATCATCGCTGGGTTTGGTGTTTTAAAACTCAGGGGGAAATCTCATGAATATGGCGTGGTGggtaaattttattgaagCTTGATGTTTTCGACACTTTATGATTTAtgaattttctaatttttctacCTAATTGCGTATTTATACTAAAAACAGAGGACACTTTTATAGTTTGCCTGTCGTTCATGAACGTAAAGTCTTGGCACGGAAAGCACCGACGAATCGCTTCCACCGCAAAACTgagacaaaattaaatattcaggGATAAATAACAAAGAAAATGTCCCCAACAAGGAACAAAGACGTACTGAATactgtttaattaaataattaaagacaCAGGAATGTTGTAATTTCCTGATCGATTTCACACACACCACATTTAATTATCACCAAAAAAGACAAGTACGGCTTGGTACATTCTCATGCAATTCAcccaaataaatgaaaatggaTCCGCTGAATAGATTTGATTCGCGCGTCTGATATTACATAGCTATATCTGACCTACTGTTCAACGAAATTCCATTGTGCATTGAAGGTATGTGCCACGAAGTACAAATTTAACAGCACAAATACTTGATAgcgcaaaataattttggaataTTTGTTCCCTCCAATAAAACCTTACAAAGAACGATAAACGCGACgctaaatttagtttaacgCAGGTAAACACAAATACAGCTTTTGTGGCCATGCAGATCCAATGAATAAAAACAGCAAAGCAGCTTCCGTGAAACCTGACCGTAAGTCGTaagatttttaaaaccaaatcGTCAGTAAACAACTTCATTGAATAAAGGATGTTCAATTGATCTAATTGATCGTGGCATTGCATTCATGTTCCGCACGCAGACTGAAACCCGAAACTTGGAAAAGAAGTTGagtaataattgaaaaatcaatttcaCCGGCATGTAATTTGTCCGATGAAAAATTGATTCGGGTAAAGTAAATAAAGCTCCTGACAGAAAGGTAACTTTCACATTACTCCGCCATAACTATTCATTTTCGAAGCGCTGAAACTGTAAGCTCGCTAGTGTTGTAAAGGGCTGAAAACAACGATTGAAAAGTTAAATGAACGTTGCAAAGCAAGTAATAATCGTAGCGAGAATTGGATCGAGTGTTGCTAAATGTGAATGTTTTGACCTCGAAATGTACTCTTTTCACGTAGAGATTACcttatttttcgaaaagtttaaaaactatTCCGAACAACTTTTGACCGAAAAACTATCTCTTAGTTAACATTTTCATCGTTCATAAATCCCAagcactaaaaaaatcatcggTTTAATGAATATTGTATAATTTATCGCATCGTTTACACTTTACGAGGGTGAAAGTTGCAGTTTTTAAAAGCttctgttaattatttttaatttaattttggtgaaacaCTTGACCGCTTAATTGACCTAGTGATAATGCAGATTTAGTTGGATCTGTTTCCTGTCAGGCTGTTGAAACCACATTTGTGTGTTAGTTCCATCATTTTGTACTGATAGAATGTTGATAATATTGATTCTAattacttattaatttaaattgcttTGGCTAATCAATAATCATTATCCCACAAATATCTGTAAATttggttgttttatttatcagAGAGAGAAAATATGAGCGTTTCAACTTTGAATATTGTACTGTTCCAGAAATAGAACTGAATTAGTTAAAGTTAGATGTTATATTTCTGAGAAAGTACAGTTTAAATGATGTACGTAAATAAATggtcaaatatttttaaatatttgtctaCTTTCTGCAATAGCAACTTCCAGTTAatgtttttacgaaaaaaaaacacgattaAATGCTTCTAATTATTGTACTAATGTATCATTCATTTGGGTAATTCATCACTACTAAATATACAACAtaggttattattattataatatcaTTAGTCATTACTCGTTAGAGTTCATTTTAGCGTACGAAACTCCGTGGGGATTTAATCTAAATccattacaatttaatttattcagaaATGATCTTATCGAAAGCCACATTTACAAAGTTTCGTCATTACTGATGATTTAAAAAGAAACTAGTGTCAATACCTAATCGGAATAAAGGTCAAAGTCGTCTATATGGTGTATGAACAAAGTAATTTAACTGTATattatgcaaatatttattatttacaaagttATCTGTTCTATTTAATAACATATTTACAGAACTCtctaattaactaattactCAGTAATTCACACAACCCTGTCGCATTCGatcacaaatttaattctaaaaactTCAAACAACATTCATATCGTACATGAAATTATATTctgtttgacattttttttaaatatacctAATCAAACCTAATTTTTGCTGTGGAATATAATATATGACAACCTTCAAGCACTCAAAGAACGGAAATCGTGAAGACATCAAAAAGAAAAGTCTAACATATTTGCTTATAACTTTACAATAACATAACATTCTTCGCAATTAGGTATACCTACCCATTTTACTATAGCTTCTTCTATAAAGAAATCTAAAAGCTAGAGTTTTCTTGGTTTTATCGAGAGATTCCTCGGAGCcatcatttttaaaacaaatagttGCAGAAATCAATAGCAAGACAAAAAAGCTTGAACATGGAGTGCATTCTAAAAATACATTCGGTAGTGGCTAATGCATCGAAATAAAGCCTCTAATAGCATTGGCAGTTAATTTATGTTAAACATTCATCAAAACGAGCTTGAGCTTCTGCCAACAAAAACTCaaactttataatttcttCTATCCACCGAAAATTAAACGAAGCTTTGCTCACATAATTTTCGGAGGAGTGATTACGCCTAAAATACGGTCGTCATTAACGAAGTAATGAGATATACGTTTAATTGTTGGAAACTCACTTTGCTGGGATATCGATAAACATAAAACAGAAGTCAATCGAGTTTTTGtgtcattttattattcaattaGCCGTTTCATGGGTGGGAATAATTTATCCCTAAAGACATTTTCCTAGAATggtttcattaatttaattgtagtttttcgtTAGGCGGAATTAGGTATCGGGCACTTTCAGCAATCAAACATCTTTGGAAATTACATTCCTGGCGAATTTTACCAGGTATTGAAGTTAATGCGAACTTGTGCTCCCAAAGTTTGCCGTTattaatttgataatttgtCACTATTGTTAGGTAGACTTTTAATTAGTTCGCAAACTAGAGATACTAATTTATTTGCCTCCCCCATTTGTAAGGGACGCGGGCTTGGCAAGCAAATacgaattatttcaaaaatcttgACATACATATTTTATTGGGTAATCATCTGCATTCgttgtttaaaaaagtccACCAGATATAAAAATAGAGCAAATCATGGTCCAACATACTGCGGCACAGATAGCCCATTGTTTATTTACACAAATCCACTAATTATAGACTCAATGCGAAGCGAATTTCgcattcaattaaaaattaaacctcgTCATAACATTTATTGCTGCAGTTAAATGATAAATATTAGAGTAAAAACTTGAAACAGCATCCATTCTCTTGCCAGTTTACAACCATATAGTGCTTGAAATGACCCagacatttaatttattaagacttTCTGCTTTTACGTTCGTGGAGATGTGTTAGGTAGCACCAACTTTTATGACATCCACCGCACTTGTTTCCGGATTAACGATAGCTCCTCATTGCAGCTTTCAACtttgttatttcaaaaaataaatagaaatgtTAAGTTGGAAGTACTTTGTGTTGAAATATGGCACACGAAACTCTTTGTTGTTTTGCTTTTGACACATTTTATTCCATGTGCATAAAGCTTAATTCATAATATGCGAggcttcaaaaatatttttatacaatgCTGAATATGCGACCTAAACACGAAGAATAAATCAGGAatgtatgtatttatttttaagaatggGCAACCTTCGCCTATCGACTTCCCTCGGGGTTGTCGTTGGGTATCACACGTAATCAACACATTTACCGGAGTGATAAGATTTCACGGTTCATTAAAATGGCTTTCCAGATATCCGGAATAATACCGCCAAAATCACATAACTCGGACTCTAATTTGCTGTTTACCAATTACCACAAATTGGAATCTATGGTTGGGCCCTTTTGTTTGGACGTGATGATAATTTTTACGGGGCCGGAACGGccgtatattttttaaacgagaGTTTGTTGCTTTGGAGGCATATTTCAGACTTGACCTAGCCAGGATTCCGTGCACAAATGGGCTAAAtatattcattaaatttaattaagctaCATAATTTGGCGGAGTAAGTAACCCTAAAAGTGTTTAATGCAAGGCAATGATTTATTCattttcgttttaaaatgcCATCACTGTTTAATTAGGCTCCCCCATTTGTTGGCTTAGCAGTCATGAAAATAATTCCTCGGAATTTTGAATGAGTCCCGTAAAACAGGTAATAATTCCAAAATCAATGTAACATGCTATGTTCCAACAACGCGTTAAAAGAGCATGCACGCGAACAAAAGAAGCTCTTCCAGCATTTTATTTCCCCTTTTCGACCAAACTCATATAACCACAATCATAAAATTGTAGCAAACACCTCGAAATTGCCACTGTTTTTTACACACGTGTTGCATCGTCGTAATTATAAATGGCCCGAGTGTGacatttttcttgattttttttcaaagttggaCCCAAGGGGTGGCTCGGGACAAGTCGAAGCGGAGAAGTTAAAACACTCGCTCTCAAGCGTGTTTTTAGCATTGAATAAAACCCAAATGAAATGCTCGAGCAAATGATTATGAATTTGTGCCACTTATTTATCATTAATGgaataaaaaacactttagaTTTGGATTAAAGTTGAATTTATCCTCTCATGTGCATTGTGGCGATCAATAAACAGGGTCGTCGACCGGATCGGGAGAGTTACTTGTCTTACTCAACTATTTCTTTGAAGCTTACCCGGCAACCTATTTAGGTTTGTTGTATGCTTTCAGCAAAGCTGCATGTTATATCGGAcaagataaataaattccTACAGAGCATACATCCGAACAAATCCTCTACAGAAAGGCTTAAATGCAGTTGTTAGAATTTTACTGAAAGCTCAGTTTTATTTGAACTAAAGTTCAACTCCAAACCCACatatttgattaattaagAAGGGCCATAGATCTGGACATTTATGGGTAACCCAAACGTCGGTGTTATTGCAGTGGCGTACGTCAATGACCTACTTATGAAAAGCTTGCCTGTCTCCGTTACTGATATCGATCCCCTTACACTCACCCGTAATAGTGACTACcctttcatttttatattttatgtgCGATTTCGAACTTCGCATAAACCTTTTGTTTGAAATGTTACCGACTTAAGGACTCCATTGATTCATTGATAACAAAAACGAAAAGGCAACCACAGtcaaaaagatttatttatgtgGGCTTCGTTCGAAAATAACCACATCTGGTTcgattttaaaatgaaacgaagCTTTCATTATAGAAAATCAATGCTAAATAATGCACCGTCCTAACATTTGGCTtccatattttaattttaacgtAATTTTACCTCGCAGGAAAACGTGAAAACAAGTTATGGAAATAACAGCggttaattatttcaaacatgATTTAAGCAAgttaagttaattaaaatcttttgcaaagccaaaaattaatgttGTTTACTTCGTAGAAATTTATACATAAGCCATCGGAATAAAAAATACCTTTGTGCTTGTGACCTCAAACTCatattctaaaaaagtatttctGTTCTTCCTAACTGTTCGAATAATTATGCTAATACGTTGATAgtgttgtttattttattttattttctacgaTTTGTAAGTGTTTTCTTATAGTATGAGAAGTGGAAAAGTAGgattgtgttaatttttcagaaacaaGCAATGCTGGTTCGGCAGCTGGAAGAGGAGTTGAGGATGCGGATGCGTGGTCCAAGCATAGAGATGCAGCAGCAGATGGAAGCGTTGTACCAAGAGAATGAGCATTTAACTAGAGAGATAGCCATCCTGCGCGATACCATAAAGGTAAAGTCAgtgtggtggtggtggtgagAAATGTAATGGCTTTGTGTGGGCTAGGAGTTGGAGCTTCGGATTGAGACACAAAAGCAGACTCTGCAAGCTCGCGATGAGAGCATCAAGAAGCTTCTGGAGATGCTCCAGAACAAGGGAATGGGTGAGTGGTTTTCGTGTGTATTCTCTCGCTGCTTGTCCCTGCACACTCTGTTTCTTTGATCTTCTGAGGGCGGCGTTCGGGGAGGTCTTAGGTAGTTACAGTGCGAAACACTTAGCATTGCACATAGCCGGAGAGGTGTCTGCCTGAAAGCGGTAGAGGTAGTTGGACTAATCGTTCGGGTGTTGGCTCTGTTCCAGGTAAAGAGGAGGAGAGGCAGATGTTCCAGCAAATGCAGGCCATGGCCCAAAAGCAGGTGCTTATCACTCATTGTAATTAGTAAGACACATCTTGTCGAGTGAGTGTGTGTGATTGTATTTAGTCGTAACTCATCTGGCACATAATCAAGATATACCTCAGATTCATTAAGCATGTTTGGTGTTCCCATATGGCTGTATCATACCACACCTAGCCAAACGAGGAGGTTCCACTGCCCTAGGTCGTGGTGCATGTGAAAGCTTTCTTTGACTAACAAACAGGTGGTGGTCTTGATCATGTGTCGGTAACGGTGGGTGGTAAAGCGAGCGAGCGAGCGGTCGGCAGCACAGGCTTGTGACCGCTGCTTCCCTGTGCAGGAGCTTCAAGCGGCCAACGAGACGTTGCGCGTGCTGCAATCGCAGCTGGAGCTGGTGCCCTCGCCCTCCAGCAGCACGGTCAGACTGCTCCTGGATACGAAAAACGCTAGAATAGCGACTTTGGAGCGCGAGGTCAACTTGCTGGAAAGCGAGGTGGAGCGGCTGGGCGGGGGCACCCAACCTCCCCTTCCGTCGAGTACCGCGGACATTCCTCAGGCTCTTCCTATTAAGCGACAAGTAAGTTTTCTGTTAAACGATGTGCAGATCGGGAAGGATGGCGCCGTTATTGGTAGACTGTAACTAGCTGTAAAGACTCTCCGGCCGCTTGGCGCTGAGTTCAGTTTTACCACCTCACTGTCTCTCGGCACGCATGTGTCCCGCATGGATAGTGCATGCCTCCGCTCATGTGTGCAGCTGGACGAGTTCCGGGTGGAGATCCAACGACGTGACCAGGAGATCCTCGCCATGGGAGCCAAAATGAAAACACTTGAGGAACAACACCAAGACTACCAGCGCCATATCGCTGTCCTCAAGGAGTCGCTATGCGCTAAAGAGGAACACTACAACATGCTCCAAACCGATGTCGAGGAACTCCGGCAACGACTCGAAGAAAAAAACAGACACATCGAAAAGAAAACCCAACAGCACCAACAGGAACGCGCTCGGGCCGCCGCCGAAATTGCTGAACTAAGAGAACACATGGACATCAAAGACCGCAAAATCAACGTCCTTCAAAGAAAGGTAATCCAACAACATCAAAACTCAAAccaatacaatatttttgggAATTCAACCCAAACCACCAAAGTGTATCTAccgttattatatttttgattttctcataatttttgttaaaatattgtGTGTGTGTCGGTGTAGTGCATTTAAAACAACCCCCTCCTAACAACCACTTGAACAATAACAGGTCGAAAACCTCGAAGACCTCcttaaagaaaaagacaacCAAGTCGATATGGCCAGAGCCAGGCTTTCGGCAATGCAAGCCCATCATTGCTCTTCCGAAGGTGCATTATCATCTCTCGAAGAGGCAATCGGTGACAAGGAAAAGCAAATGAATCAATTACGCGAACAGCGAGATCGCGCCGAACAAGAAAAGCAAGAAGAGCGCGAACTCCACGAACGCGAAATAGCCgaatacaaaatgaaaatccACGCTCTAAACAGCGAAGTAGAGAAACTCAGCGCCCGCCTCGAGCGGGCACAAACCGACCGCGACCGCCTCGAATCCAAACTGGAAAGCTCTCAGTCGGAATTGGGCAAATCAAAGGCCGAACTCGACAAAGCAACGATAGAAGTAGGTCGCAGCGGCGCCGACTGGGAGCAAGCCCGCCAGCGTTTGGCGCGTTTAGAGCTGGAAAACGAACGGCTGAGACAGGATAACGAGAGGCTCAGACAGGATGCGGACCGGTCGCAAATCACATTTGGCAGAAATACGTTCAGCAGCTCCCACGAGCTGGACCGAGCGCAGGAACGCGTCGATAAGACGTCCTCGGACTTGAGGAGATGCCAGGCCGAGTTAAGAGTGACGCAAGCCGACGCTGAGAGAGCCCGAGCTGAAGCTTCAGCCCTGCAGGACAAGCTGGAAAAGTCGCAGGGGGAAGTGTACCGCCTCAAGGCGCGCCTAGAGAATTCCCATCAGGAACAAGACAGCCTTCGCGAGGAGCTCGAGAGAGCTCAATCGACTACCGCCAGATTGCACGCAGACAAGGACAAAGCGTATGCAGAATTGGAGAAGGCTCGAGAGGAATTGGAGCGTGTACAGGCGACCTTGGGAAAGGCTCAATTACAACAAGACAAATTACAGAACGCTCTAGACAAAGCACAGACAGAGGTCGACAAGTTGCAAGAAAGGTTAGACAAGTCAGCTGGGGAGACCAGAAGAGTATGTTGCGGGAATTGCACTTTGAGGTACTTAAAGCTCGCCGTGTTTTAGATACAACTGGAGAAGGAAAAGCTAGGATACGATTTAGAGAATATCCAGTCGCAGTTGGACAAGGCTCTAGGCCAGTCTGCTCGCATTCAGAAAGAAAGGGAAACCGCCCAACTAGAAGCAGATCGTCTTAGAGATAAGTGTGAAAAATGTCAGGTAGGTTTTGTTTGTGCATATCTGAGTTATTATTCCACTGTCAAGTTATTTTTCAGATGGCTTTAACACGTCTCCAGAAAGAGAAAGACGCCTATCAAGATGATTACGAAAAACTCAAGGAAAAGGttgaaatgcaattaaatcaaatcaataaaattcaaaGAGAACGATCCGACATAGAACACGAATTAGACGTAATCAAAGAAAGATGGGAGAAAGGACATATCCtccaacaaaaattacaaatggaAAGAGACGAAGCATTTACAGAAATCGATattttgaaagagaaattagaaaaagcCATATATGCCTCACAAAAGGCAATAGACGATCGAGAAAATATGCataaagaatttgaaaaagtcTTGGAGAAATACGATAGGTCGGGGAGGTAAACGCATTGTTATATTTACTGTactgtttgtttgttttaggtCCCAAAGTGATCTCTACAggattcaaaataaattagataCAGTGCAAGCTGAAAAAGACCGATTAGAATTAGAAGtcgaaaaacaacaattactGGCAACGAAAACACGCGAGGACCAACGTAAAGTACAAGACGAATTACAGAGAACTCAGGAATTGTACGATCGAGCGTCGATTCAGTTAAGCCGAACGAAAGAATTGGAAGAAAAGTCTAAAGAAGAGCTGCAGCGTATGGGCATGGATTTGGAAATGGTCCGCGACAGATACGAAAAATGTCAAATGGAGCTTCGGAGATTACAAAGCGAAAAAGAAAAGTTCCAATCAGAGAACGAAAGACTTCAATACGAGCTCGAACGCGTGCACGCACAAAGCGGCAAAGCACAAGCCGCTTACGAAAAGAGTCAGGAAGAAATCGCAAGATTGCAAGTCGAAGTTGAAAAAGCGCACGACAAGCATGACAAACTGCAAAACGAATTCCGTAAAATTGTTGCCGAGTATGACGCCTTACGGGAGACCAACACTGGTCCCACGAGTAGATACTCGAAATATGACCGAGATGACAGAACGAAGGAGGAAAATGATAGATTACGGGCCGAGGTCGAGAGGCTGAGAGAGAGATTAGACAAGACTCTAACTGATTTGGACAGATCTAGGAAAGACTTAGCTTTGGCCGAAAGCACGCGAACTAAATACAGTTACGAGCAGGAGAAGGAACGCTCTGTCGAATTGGATCGACTCAGAGACGAATTACAGAGGACTATGGGCAATAACCAACAGCTCGAAACTAAATTACACGAAGTTACGATGCAACTGGACCTGGCGAGGCAAGAAGTGGCGAAGGTGTCAGGTGGACAAGACAAACAGCGACATGAGCTGGAGCGTGCGATGATCGAATGCGAGAAACTCCGAGACAGACATGACAAGCTCAAGatgcaaattgaaaaatatgagaaaGAGAATGAGAAATTACGGCTGGAGTTGGCTCAAGCCGAGCGGCGGCAGACGCTTGCTGCTGACAAAGTGAGGAACGACGAGCGATTAGAAATTGAACGTCTTAAAGAGAAACTCGAGAAAGCTATCCAGGCTAGAGACGCCACTGAACTGGAAGCCGGCAGATTGGCACAAGAATTGGAAAAGTCGCAGATGCATCTGGCCAAGGCTTTGGAAACTAACGAAGCAACGAAGATTGAATTCGAACGTATGGCGAACGAATTAGCCCGCATGCATGAACGAATCGAAAGAGACAAGCTGGATTGGAAGACAATGGAGCAAGAACGTGACGTGTTACGAGCCGAACTGCAACAAGTGCGAAGCGGACTTGACACTCAAAGACGCACCATGGATCACCGAACACAAGAAACAATCGTCAAACTCCAACAAGAGCTGGCTCAAGCGTCCCGAGAGAAGGAAAAAATGGCCTCGCTCCTAGAAAAACAAGGCCGACAAGGCGACTCCATCGAGAAACAAATAATCAAATACGAAGCGGACATTAAACAATTAACCATGGAACGAGACCAATTAGTAATACAATTAGAAAAATCGCAAGACATGTTAATGAACTTCCAGCAAGAACTCAACCAGAGTGAAGCGGAACTGGAGAAGCACAAAGCAGAAGTGGCCCGACTTAAAGCCGAACAGAAGAAGATGTCGCAAGACGTGGAGCGTGGAACCAAGGAAATCATCGAAAATCGGGACCGGGAGATCACAAAACTGCGCCAAGAACTGGCGTCGGTGCAAAAAGAACGCGATAACCACAGACAACGTGCAGAGAAAGCTGAGAAACGATTACAAGAGTCTGGAGCTCGTGGCGATTCTGAATTGGAACAGTGGCGCAAAGTTGTCGAACAGGAAACCAACAGAGCCGACCAAGCGGAGAAAACTGCCCAAGATTTGCAAAAACGTATTCAAGTTATGGAAAAACAACTGCAACAGCAGTTACAACAAATGGCCCAGTACCAGAAAGAACGAGGTATCCAACCACCTCCCCAGGATGATAAGGAACTTAACAGGCTGCGCAAAGAACTGGAGAAGGCCCAAATGGAAATCAAAAATAGCAGCACGGAAAAAGAACGGTTACAATCACAACTTGAAATGCTTGTGCAAGAATTGGAAAGAAACCAGGTTggtaaaatttgcaaacaaagTTTTTGTAGCCgaatatattatttaaaattttatttctttcttaaattgttgttttattttaacatgtTATTGTCCAACTAACGGAAacctttttccttttttttaaataatctttttaacaataattttaaggAAGCGGTTGCAATTTTAGCTCGAACTTCACGAAACTACGAAGAAGATGCAAAGCATGGGTGCGCAGAGAGGCGCTGAAGACGTGTCAGCACAAAGGAGACAACTGGAGGAAGAAAGAAAACGGTTTGAGGAACACAGAAAACAAGTCGAGGAGCAAAGGAAAGCCGTGGAAAGTAAGCAGAGACAGATAGAAGAAAAGGAAAGAGCGTTTGCCGAGGTTGACAAACAATTAAAGAAGAGGAAAGAACAAA is a genomic window containing:
- the brp gene encoding trichohyalin isoform X3 — translated: MSRDAYVGGSRSPRGVRLPTVDRSPSRVYPGGSPVGRKPLRQTRSGNNSPEHTYGYHHSPYYRDEDLGSPMLEERGRPVAVGPGHHRSRSATRPANPMSVRYQSLDRTVVDHDREFLPIRDRRDRSLDRGLYFDDEPYSTRSARQSPTSHQPFIGELQHQNSDLQRELGNLKKELELTNQKLGSSMHSIKTFWSPELKKERALRKEESAKYSLINDQLKLLSSENQKQAMLVRQLEEELRMRMRGPSIEMQQQMEALYQENEHLTREIAILRDTIKELELRIETQKQTLQARDESIKKLLEMLQNKGMGKEEERQMFQQMQAMAQKQELQAANETLRVLQSQLELVPSPSSSTVRLLLDTKNARIATLEREVNLLESEVERLGGGTQPPLPSSTADIPQALPIKRQLDEFRVEIQRRDQEILAMGAKMKTLEEQHQDYQRHIAVLKESLCAKEEHYNMLQTDVEELRQRLEEKNRHIEKKTQQHQQERARAAAEIAELREHMDIKDRKINVLQRKVENLEDLLKEKDNQVDMARARLSAMQAHHCSSEGALSSLEEAIGDKEKQMNQLREQRDRAEQEKQEERELHEREIAEYKMKIHALNSEVEKLSARLERAQTDRDRLESKLESSQSELGKSKAELDKATIEVGRSGADWEQARQRLARLELENERLRQDNERLRQDADRSQITFGRNTFSSSHELDRAQERVDKTSSDLRRCQAELRVTQADAERARAEASALQDKLEKSQGEVYRLKARLENSHQEQDSLREELERAQSTTARLHADKDKAYAELEKAREELERVQATLGKAQLQQDKLQNALDKAQTEVDKLQERLDKSAGETRRIQLEKEKLGYDLENIQSQLDKALGQSARIQKERETAQLEADRLRDKCEKCQMALTRLQKEKDAYQDDYEKLKEKVEMQLNQINKIQRERSDIEHELDVIKERWEKGHILQQKLQMERDEAFTEIDILKEKLEKAIYASQKAIDDRENMHKEFEKVLEKYDRSQSDLYRIQNKLDTVQAEKDRLELEVEKQQLLATKTREDQRKVQDELQRTQELYDRASIQLSRTKELEEKSKEELQRMGMDLEMVRDRYEKCQMELRRLQSEKEKFQSENERLQYELERVHAQSGKAQAAYEKSQEEIARLQVEVEKAHDKHDKLQNEFRKIVAEYDALRETNTGPTSRYSKYDRDDRTKEENDRLRAEVERLRERLDKTLTDLDRSRKDLALAESTRTKYSYEQEKERSVELDRLRDELQRTMGNNQQLETKLHEVTMQLDLARQEVAKVSGGQDKQRHELERAMIECEKLRDRHDKLKMQIEKYEKENEKLRLELAQAERRQTLAADKVRNDERLEIERLKEKLEKAIQARDATELEAGRLAQELEKSQMHLAKALETNEATKIEFERMANELARMHERIERDKLDWKTMEQERDVLRAELQQVRSGLDTQRRTMDHRTQETIVKLQQELAQASREKEKMASLLEKQGRQGDSIEKQIIKYEADIKQLTMERDQLVIQLEKSQDMLMNFQQELNQSEAELEKHKAEVARLKAEQKKMSQDVERGTKEIIENRDREITKLRQELASVQKERDNHRQRAEKAEKRLQESGARGDSELEQWRKVVEQETNRADQAEKTAQDLQKRIQVMEKQLQQQLQQMAQYQKERGIQPPPQDDKELNRLRKELEKAQMEIKNSSTEKERLQSQLEMLVQELERNQLELHETTKKMQSMGAQRGAEDVSAQRRQLEEERKRFEEHRKQVEEQRKAVESKQRQIEEKERAFAEVDKQLKKRKEQMDQLEISLQKAGGSAAAAGELNKKLSEAEKNLEKAQEEAKRSAAEMERLLQLVQMSQEEQNAKEKQIMDLQQALKTAQAKLKSQQQVNAQLEEQRKKEEAGPAGFLKSFF